In Pomacea canaliculata isolate SZHN2017 linkage group LG12, ASM307304v1, whole genome shotgun sequence, a single genomic region encodes these proteins:
- the LOC112577443 gene encoding uncharacterized protein LOC112577443 — protein MLFCYSRLRVYYGIAMKFVLLLCACAVVSSALELPSLKLLLEQKHQLRTNPGEQSSLKKRSEAQLDKRLWLGSVVHSIEHAAHNVGHAVEHAVHNVVHAVHDVGHAAQDVGHAVGDIVG, from the exons ATGCTGTTTTGTTATTCTCGTTTACGTGTCTACTACG GTATCGCCATGAAGTTTGTCCTGCTTCTGTGCGCCTGTGCGGTTGTGTCTTCCGCCCTGGAGCTTCCTAGTCTCAAGCTGCTGTTGGAGCAGAAACACCAACTGCGTACGA ATCCGGGAGAGCAATCCTCACTAAAGAAACGGAGTGAGGCACAGCTGGACAAACGTTTGTGGCTCGGGTCCGTAGTCCACAGTATCGAACATGCAGCTCACAATGTCGGACATGCGGTCGAACATGCAGTTCACAATGTCGTACATGCAGTTCACGATGTCGGACATGCGGCCCAAGATGTTGGTCATGCAGTAGGAGATATTGTGGGATAG
- the LOC112577442 gene encoding uncharacterized protein LOC112577442, which produces MKWVLILCACAVVSSAMNFPSLKLLLEKEKELLDNPEEVRELLERLSGGRHVGKRLFLSLDSLKSAFDTVVDGVKSAAHTVAGGVETAVHKVEEVAQSALHGVEDAAHVVAEKVEGAAQDVAHFVSGAAHDVSHFFSSAAEKLAPLLDSIAKVAGPIAQQIGEVALQGKSRDVQDAGLCLKSQEFV; this is translated from the exons ATGAAGTGGGTCCTGATTCTGTGCGCTTGCGCTGTCGTGTCGTCCGCCATGAACTTTCCTAGTCTCAAGCTGCTGctggagaaggaaaaagaactgCTGGATA ACCCCGAGGAGGTGAGGGAGCTGCTGGAGAGGCTGTCTGGTGGACGTCACGTGGGCAAACGGCTGTTCCTGAGTCTGGACTCCCTGAAGAGCGCCTTCGACACGGTGGTGGACGGGGTCAAGTCAGCGGCACACACTGTGGCAGGAGGGGTGGAGACAGCTGTCCACAAGGTGGAGGAGGTCGCCCAGTCGGCCCTCCACGG AGTTGAAGATGCAGCGCATGTTGTGGCTGAAAAG GTGGAAGGAGCAGCTCAGGATGTTGCACACTTCGTTTCAGGGGCAGCACACGATGTCTCTCACTTCTTCTCCAGTGCCGCGGAAAAACTGGCCCCACTACTGGATTCGATCGCCAAGG TGGCAGGCCCAATAGCACAACAGATTGGCGAAGTGGCACTTCAAggtaagtcacgtgacgtgcaggATGCAGGTCTTTGCCTGAAAAGCCAAGAATTTGTTTGA